CTTTCGGTCGTCCCGCGAAAGTCATTCGTGAATTAACAGCAGAAGACCGTAAAGATATGGAGCGTATTCGCACGCAATACGTTGAAAAAGGTCAATATTATAAATCATTACAGAAGTAAATTTCCGCTGCCATAAGATTGGCAGCTTTTTTTATATAAAAACTAACTTTTTCTTTACAAAACATTATTACTCCCTCAACAAAATCTTATTAAAATAAAAGCTAATATCTCCATATATATGTAAACGAGGGAGGAGAATTTTCATGAAGGTCAGTGGATTATATAAAATAGAATGTTACATTTTCAAAGGAATTAATCGCTACTTTGATCAAAAAACATTAAATATCTTTTTCAGCAATATTACTCATATCGGTGGCGCGACTTTCTCCATCGCACTCACACTTTTCTTTTTAATTTTTGCAAAAGGTACTTTACATCAGGCAGCAATTGCAACTGCTATTTCTTTAGCAATTAGCCATATTCCTGTACAAATATTAAAAAGATGGTATCCACGAAAACGTCCTTATTTAACAATTCAGGATGCAAAATATCCAGTCCATCCATTAAAAGACCACTCTTTCCCGTCTGGTCATACAACAGCCGTTTTCTCTGTCTTCATTCCATTTATTTGCTATAATCCAAGCTTACTTGCTTTCCTATTACCGTTAGCGTTATGCGTCGGTATTTCACGTATTTATTTAGGCCTTCACTATCCGTCAGATGTATTCGTCGGTATGTGCCTTGGCACTTGTTCTGGCATCATCTCTTTTTATCAATTCATCCCACTTTTCACATAAAGGAGTGATATGATGAGAGTCGCCATTTTTACCGATACTTTTACGCCACAAGTTAACGGGGTTGCGAAAACGTTAGAGCGATTAACACAATATTTTCAGAAAGAACAGATCGCCTATTCTGTTTTCGCCCCTCAGCATACAGCTGAAGATAATTTTGTAGCGAATGTGAATAAGATGAGAAGTATCCCGTTAACAATATTATATCCAGAATGTCGTTTTTCTTTTCCTACTCCGCGTATTAAACGGGAACTACTTTCCTTTAAACCTGACATTATTCACATTGCCACACCTTTCAACATGGGACTTTGTGGATTGTATTATGCAAAAAAGTTAAACATCCCAGTTGTCGGTTCTTATCATACTGATTTCGATGCCTATTTACGTTATTACAAAATCGAATTCCTCTCCAATATGCTTTGGAACTATTTAAAATGGTTTCATAGTCATATGCAAAAAAATTTTGTACCTTCCTTTGAAACATTACATCAATTAAAAAATAAAGGCTTTCAGACCCTCTCTATATGGGGACGTGGTGTAGATTGCACACTCTTTCATCCAGCTTACAATACAGACCTATTCCGAAAAAAATATAATATTACAGCGAAGTATGTCCTTTCCTATGTTGGACGAATTGCTCCTGAAAAAGATATTGATACGCTGCAACACCTTATCGTTAAAACAGCACATACTCGAAACGATATTCATTGGCTCATCGCAGGAGACGGTCCTCTAGCAACAAGTTTACGTGAAGCTGTTCCGAAAACAAATATCACTTTTACTGGCTATTTACAAGGCGGGGATTTAGCTGAAGCATATGCTTGTTCTAACATAATGGTGTTTCCATCAGCTACTGAAACATTCGGAAATGTCGTACTTGAATCACTCGCATGCGGTACACCTGTTATTGGTGCAAATAGTGGCGGGGTTAAAAATATTATTACAGATGGAAAAACGGGAGTTCTTTGTCCGCCTAAAAATGAAGATGCATTTCTATCATCCATTTATTTTTTATTACAAAATGAAGAAAAACTTGAGCAGATGGGAATAGAATCTTCCTCTTTTGCGAAATCAAAGAGCTGGGATGAGGTCTTTCGTGGCTTGCTTAACCAATATGAAGAAGTCCTTCAGCATAACGCATCAGAGTTGCTTGCTTAAATAGAAAAACTCCCTTCAAAAAACGAAGGGAGTTTATTACATGGTCATAAATTTTAGTTTAATAAATGATACATAAGGTTAAGCATTGTTTTATTTCTATATTAATTATATCAAAAATAAACATAACTAAACAGAATTGTAATAAAAACCCATAAAAATTAATATATGGTTATACAGTGTTTTAACTGTATAATGATTTTAAGAATTCCCCTTAAAATCAACTCACTCACATACCTTTATACAGCAATTGTTCCCCAATTCTGTATATCAAAAAAACCTTTCATTCATTTGAAAGGTCTTTTTGAGCCTGCACATATTCTTCTTTCGTATTTACATTTATAAACCAATCCGCATTCGCTTGTACATCTTCTCCAGAAACATACTTCACATTACATTGTGATAAAAGCTGCCCCATACTTCTTTTTTCTTCCTGAAGTAAAGCATAAATCTTTTCTTTCACGCGGTTATGATACGCCGCAAGTAGCGGTTGTTTTCTTCCATTAATAATAGGTACAACCGCATCATATTCATTGTTCGTTTGCTCTAGTAAAATGGTAAACCATTCATGCGAAACATTTGGCGCATCGCAAGGCATAATAGCGTACCAATCTGCTTCTATGTATTCCATTCCTGATACAATGCCGGCCAGCGGTCCATTCCCTTTATAGTGCGGAATGTCTTCTATAACAGGTACTTGTACGAATTGCTCTACTCGCTCTTTTATATCAGTATGGCTAATTACTACAATGTCTTGCAAAGTATTTCCCATCACTTTCACAATATGCTCAACAAAAGTAGTTTCCTTCCAAATTGCTAACGCTTTCGGCTCACCGAATCTACTCGACATACCACCTGCTAATACAATTCCAGCATACTTACTCATTGGCGATGCAGCTCAAATGTAATATGACCTAATTCCGGTAAAATTAATTTATTCATCGCAAGGCGAACCGCTCCGCTAGACCCTGGCATCGAGAAGACTACTTTGCGCCCAATTGTACCACCAATCGCTCTACTTAACATTGCGCTGCTTCCGATATCTTCTAAATAACTAATCATACGGAACAGCTCACCAAATCCAACAATTTCTTTATCTAATAACGCTGATACTGCTTCAATTGTGACATCGCGTTTCGTAATACCAGTACCGCCATTTGTTAATACAACATCTACATCTTCCTTATGATAACCAGCTAACACTGCTTGCTGAATACTTTCTTTATCATCTTTTACAATTTCATAAGAAGTTACTTTATGTCCCGCTTCTTTTAACAATTCATGTAATAGTTGTCCGCTCTTATCTGTTTCTTCCGTACGTGTATCGGAAATCGTCACGATCTTGCAACGCACTTCTTTTGGAGCTTGTTTTTTATGTTCAGTTACACTCATTTTTTATCTTTCCTTTCTTAAAGACTTTTCTTCATTTTATCATACATACCTTTACACAATTATGTATGAAGCCAATCATGCGCCATGATACAATATAAGTATACTAACCCACAAAAAGGAAAGTGCCCTTTCTTATACTCCTAGACTACACATCTTTAGCTACTCTTTATATTTTCTACATAATAGAATTCAATTTTAAAACTTGTACTAAAAAATAAATTGGAGGTCTACATAGTATGGAACTTTATAAAAAATTAACAACAACATTCATCCTCTTATTCATCGCTTCAATCACTGTCGGCTTTTCCTTAAAAGGCGCAATTCCATACGCTACATTAGTAAGCATTATATTCGCGACACTATTTTTACTAAGTAGTGCCTTTTGCGCAGGTAAAGCACGTCAAATGAAAGGTTGATTACATATGTTCCAGAAGAAATCAATCCTTTGTAAATCATGTGAAAAGGAAATACAAAAGGAGGACTTACATTGTTTGAATCAAACCGTATCCAGTTACGAAAGTTTTCCGAAGATGATATTCTAACATATTATAAATGGCATAATGATATAGACGTTATGAGTTCAACTACTCTCACTCTTGATAAATATTCCCTTCAAGACACAGAAAAACTTTGCCAGCAATTTATTCATTCTTCGGACTCTAAGAGCTATATCATTGAAGAAAAATCTACGCATCTTTCAATTGGTATTACTTCTTTAATTCATATTGATTCGTATAACCGAAACGCTGAATGTATTATTGATATTGGTAACAAGGATTACTGGGGGCAAGGTTATGGGAAGGAAGCTTTCACCTTATTATTGGATTATGCATTTTTAGAATTAAATTTACATCGCCTTTCTTTACGAGTATTTTCTTTTAACGATAGAGCAATTAAATTATATAAATCACTCGGTTTTCAACATGAAGGAACTTGTAAAGAAGCTATATTCCGCAATGGCAATTGGCATGACATTGAACTCTTCGCTTTATTCCAACGTAATTATAAATAAAAAAAGCTTTGCGCTCACCGCGCAAAGCTTTTTTTCATATATTATAGACCAGCTTGCTCTTTTAAAGCTGCTGCTTTGTCTGTACGTTCCCATGATAGATCTACATCAGTACGTCCAAAGTGGCCGTAAGCTGCTGTTTGTTTGTAAATTGGGCGACGTAAGTCTAGCATTTTAATAATACCAGCTGGGCGAAGATCGAAGTTGTTACGAACTAGCTCTACTAGTACGTCTTCAGATACTTTACCAGTGCCGAATGTATCAACTGAAATTGATACTGGTTGTGCTACACCGATTGCGTATGCAAGTTGTACTTCTGCTTTTTCAGCAAGACCAGCTGCTACGATGTTTTTCGCAACATAACGAGCTGCATATGCTGCAGAACGGTCAACTTTCGTTGCATCTTTACCAGAGAATGCACCGCCACCGTGGCGAGCGTATCCACCGTAAGTATCAACGATGATTTTACGTCCTGTTAAACCAGCATCACCTTGTGGTCCACCAATTACGAAGCGGCCAGTTGGGTTAATGAAGAATTTCGTTTCTCCATCCATTAATTCTGCTGGTACTACAGCTTTAATTACGTGCTCTTTTAAGTCGCGATCGATTTCTTCCCATGTAACATCTGGGTGATGTTGTGTAGAAATTACGATAGTATCAACACGTACTGGTTTACCATTTTCATCATACTCAACTGTAACTTGCGTTTTTCCATCCGGACGTAAGTATGATAATGTATCATCTTTACGTACTTCAGTTAAACGGCGAGCTAATTTGTGAGCAAGCGAGATTGGAAGTGGCATTAACTCTTGTGTTTCATTACATGCGAAACCAAACATTAAACCTTGGTCTCCTGCACCAATTGCCTCAATCTCAGCGTCAGTCATTTGACCTTCGCGTGCTTCTAGCGCTTGGTCAACACCCATAGCGATGTCAGCAGATTGCTCATCGATAGATGTTAAAACTGCACAAGTTTCTGCATCGAATCCGTATTTTGCGCGTGTGTAACCAATGCCTTGAATTGTTTCACGAACGATTTTTGGAATATCTACGTAAGTAGAAGTCGTAATTTCCCCCGCTACCAATACTAAACCAGTTGTTACAGTTGTTTCACAAGCTACACGTGCATTTGCGTCTTTTGATAAGATCGCATCTAAAATTGAATCAGAAATTTGGTCACAAATTTTATCTGGATGTCCTTCAGTTACAGACTCAGATGTGAACAGATGACGTTTTTTTGTCATGTGGTAAACCTCCCTACAGTAATTGTATATATTGTACGGAACTCATCCTTAATTTGCCACAAACTGCGACATACATTTATTCTCCCACACAAGCATACAGAAAAACCTTTCCTACTTTACATAGAGGAAAGGTTTAATTTGCTACTTGCATACTGCTTTTTGCCCTTCGCTCTTATCGTTCGAGACCTGTAGCCTCGCACAGGTTTTAGCACCTATTCACCTGTATTTACCACTACAAGTGAGGTTGCTGGGCTTCATCGGGCCTGTCCCTCCGCCAGCTCGGGATAAGAGAGTATCCGTCCCAACCTATACTAAAGAAATGATATTCATTTGTCAATTAATATTCACATTTTCCTGAAAGTTTTTCTCAATACGCCTGAAATGAAATATTAATAGGGAAATAATGCATTCACACAAACAAAAAGAAATAAATAGTATACATTATTTATATAATTGTGTTATACTCTTGTTGGGGATTACGAGAAATATTTCATTAAATGAAAAGGATGGTATATAAATATGAGTACTGTGAATGTCCAAATTGGTTTACACGAATTATTGAACGGAAGCAATGCACAGATTCAACTAAGTGTTCCGCAATTAGTGGAAAAAGTATTAATGCGAAATGAAGGGAAATTAACTTCGACTGGTGCCGTTTCTGCTTCAACTGGAAAATATACAGGACGTTCTCCTAAAGATAAATTTATTGTGAAAGAAGCATCGGTTGCTGACAAAATTGCTTGGGGAGCTGTAAACCAACCGATTTCTGAAGAACATTTTAATAAATTATATACTAAAGTTTTAGAATACTTAAAAGAAAAAGAAGAGTTATTCGTCTTCAAAGGATTTGCAGGCGCTGACCGCAATTACCGCCTACCAATTCAAGTTATTAATGAATATGCATGGCACAATTTATTTGTACATCAATTATTCATTCGTCCAACTGAAGAAGAATTAACAACTCATGAGTCAGAGTTCACAATTGTTTCTGCACCGAACTTCAAAGCTGATCCAGCTGTTGACGGTACAAACTCTGAAGCATTCATTATGGTTTCATTCGAAAAACGTATTGTACTAATTGGTGGTACAGAATACGCTGGAGAAATGAAAAAATCAATCTTCTCTATTATGAACTTCTTACTACCTGAACAAGATATTCTTTCTATGCATTGCTCTGCAAACGTAGGTGAAGAAGGCGACGTAGCACTATTCTTCGGTTTATCTGGAACAGGTAAAACAACATTATCTGCTGATCCAAACCGTAAATTAATCGGTGATGATGAGCACGGTTGGTCTGATAACGGTGTATTCAATATTGAAGGCGGTTGCTACGCGAAATGTGTAAACCTTTCTCACGAGAAAGAACCACAAATTTTCGATGCAATCACATTTGGATCTGTTTTAGAAAACGTTATCATTAATGACCAAACACGTATCGCCGACTACAACGATACTACTTTAACAGAAAATACTCGTGCTGCATACCCTATGCATGCGATCGACAATATCGTACTGCCAAGTGTTGCTGGACACCCAAATACAATTATTTTCTTAACTGCTGATGCATCTGGCGTATTGCCTCCAATCAGTAAGTTATCAAAAGAGCAAGCTATGTATCATTTCTTAAGTGGTTACACTAGTAAACTAGCAGGAACAGAGCGCGGCGTTACTTCTCCGCAAGCAACATTCTCAACTTGCTTCGGTTCACCATTCTTACCACTTGATGCATCTCGCTATGCTGAAATGCTTGGTGAAAAAATCGAGAAACACGATGCGAAAGTATTCTTAGTAAACACTGGCTGGACTGGTGGCGAATACGGCGTTGGTAAACGTATGAACTTAGGTTACACTCGTGCAATGATTCAAGCAGCATTAAACGGTGAACTTGCGAAAACTGAAACAGCTAAACATGACATCTTCGGTCTTGAAGTTCCACTTCACGTACCAGGTGTACCTGACGAAGTGTTAATGCCTGAACAAACTTGGGCTGATAAAGCTGCTTACAAAGCAAAAGCAATCGAACTTGCAAATGAATTCAAAGCTAACTTCAAAAAGTTCGACAGCGTATCTGAAGACATTATTAACTTAGGCGGTCCAATCGCTTAAATTAAAACTTTCTGTTGGAATAACCCTTTACTCATATGAATAAGTGTCGTGTAACCGTAAAGTTTCGCGTACTCACCGACAAAACCCAATGCGGCTTAACGGTTACACACACTTACATAAAAAAGAAGCTTACGTGAAAACGTAAGCTTCTTTCTATATCTTATATAAAGTGAAACGCTAATCTCTTCATCTGTGACCTAGATTATAAAATTACAGCTTCGAATATATACATTATATCCCTACTCACTACATCTCTCGGGTTTCACATCGTATGGGGCTAAAAAAGGCCCTGACCGCTTCTATTCGTGACTGGATCATCTATTCCATCTAAAAAGAAGTCTTTTATCTTTTTAGCTCTTTGTTAGTTCTTTCTCATCTTTCATGCTATAGTAACCTAAATTCACAACGATTAAGAAATACCCACCCATAATCCCTACTGCAAACGCCCACATAACCATGTGGTGCTCAATTTCGTACATAATAATAGCACCCAAAATGGCAGCTGCAAAACGGTTAAACATACCAAGTGTCGGTGCTTTCGTCTTCTTTACAATACTATCTCCAAGCTTCTCAATTCTTCTGCCTAAAAGCCAAACGCAATACATACTTACAATAAGCCCAATTCCAGCGCCTAAAAAGTGTGCTGAAAACGGTGTTAACATCCAACCTAGTAACAAAATACCTAGTATATAATACGATTGGATTTTAAATGATCTTAGTGACATACTAATCATGCTGTACCTCTCTTCATTCGTTCTTATCTATCCAACAAAAAATTTCTTTCAAATTCATATTCCTTACATTCATTTCATTCAAATTAAAAACAACATAAACATACTGTTTATGTTGTTTAAATGTTTTTAGAAAATAATATTATACAAGATTTCAAACATCATATTCTCATATTT
This DNA window, taken from Bacillus cereus ATCC 14579, encodes the following:
- a CDS encoding phosphatase PAP2 family protein; the protein is MKVSGLYKIECYIFKGINRYFDQKTLNIFFSNITHIGGATFSIALTLFFLIFAKGTLHQAAIATAISLAISHIPVQILKRWYPRKRPYLTIQDAKYPVHPLKDHSFPSGHTTAVFSVFIPFICYNPSLLAFLLPLALCVGISRIYLGLHYPSDVFVGMCLGTCSGIISFYQFIPLFT
- a CDS encoding glycosyltransferase family 4 protein — encoded protein: MRVAIFTDTFTPQVNGVAKTLERLTQYFQKEQIAYSVFAPQHTAEDNFVANVNKMRSIPLTILYPECRFSFPTPRIKRELLSFKPDIIHIATPFNMGLCGLYYAKKLNIPVVGSYHTDFDAYLRYYKIEFLSNMLWNYLKWFHSHMQKNFVPSFETLHQLKNKGFQTLSIWGRGVDCTLFHPAYNTDLFRKKYNITAKYVLSYVGRIAPEKDIDTLQHLIVKTAHTRNDIHWLIAGDGPLATSLREAVPKTNITFTGYLQGGDLAEAYACSNIMVFPSATETFGNVVLESLACGTPVIGANSGGVKNIITDGKTGVLCPPKNEDAFLSSIYFLLQNEEKLEQMGIESSSFAKSKSWDEVFRGLLNQYEEVLQHNASELLA
- a CDS encoding molybdenum cofactor guanylyltransferase; the protein is MSKYAGIVLAGGMSSRFGEPKALAIWKETTFVEHIVKVMGNTLQDIVVISHTDIKERVEQFVQVPVIEDIPHYKGNGPLAGIVSGMEYIEADWYAIMPCDAPNVSHEWFTILLEQTNNEYDAVVPIINGRKQPLLAAYHNRVKEKIYALLQEEKRSMGQLLSQCNVKYVSGEDVQANADWFINVNTKEEYVQAQKDLSNE
- a CDS encoding MogA/MoaB family molybdenum cofactor biosynthesis protein, encoding MSVTEHKKQAPKEVRCKIVTISDTRTEETDKSGQLLHELLKEAGHKVTSYEIVKDDKESIQQAVLAGYHKEDVDVVLTNGGTGITKRDVTIEAVSALLDKEIVGFGELFRMISYLEDIGSSAMLSRAIGGTIGRKVVFSMPGSSGAVRLAMNKLILPELGHITFELHRQ
- a CDS encoding GNAT family N-acetyltransferase produces the protein MFESNRIQLRKFSEDDILTYYKWHNDIDVMSSTTLTLDKYSLQDTEKLCQQFIHSSDSKSYIIEEKSTHLSIGITSLIHIDSYNRNAECIIDIGNKDYWGQGYGKEAFTLLLDYAFLELNLHRLSLRVFSFNDRAIKLYKSLGFQHEGTCKEAIFRNGNWHDIELFALFQRNYK
- the metK gene encoding methionine adenosyltransferase, which encodes MTKKRHLFTSESVTEGHPDKICDQISDSILDAILSKDANARVACETTVTTGLVLVAGEITTSTYVDIPKIVRETIQGIGYTRAKYGFDAETCAVLTSIDEQSADIAMGVDQALEAREGQMTDAEIEAIGAGDQGLMFGFACNETQELMPLPISLAHKLARRLTEVRKDDTLSYLRPDGKTQVTVEYDENGKPVRVDTIVISTQHHPDVTWEEIDRDLKEHVIKAVVPAELMDGETKFFINPTGRFVIGGPQGDAGLTGRKIIVDTYGGYARHGGGAFSGKDATKVDRSAAYAARYVAKNIVAAGLAEKAEVQLAYAIGVAQPVSISVDTFGTGKVSEDVLVELVRNNFDLRPAGIIKMLDLRRPIYKQTAAYGHFGRTDVDLSWERTDKAAALKEQAGL
- the pckA gene encoding phosphoenolpyruvate carboxykinase (ATP); amino-acid sequence: MSTVNVQIGLHELLNGSNAQIQLSVPQLVEKVLMRNEGKLTSTGAVSASTGKYTGRSPKDKFIVKEASVADKIAWGAVNQPISEEHFNKLYTKVLEYLKEKEELFVFKGFAGADRNYRLPIQVINEYAWHNLFVHQLFIRPTEEELTTHESEFTIVSAPNFKADPAVDGTNSEAFIMVSFEKRIVLIGGTEYAGEMKKSIFSIMNFLLPEQDILSMHCSANVGEEGDVALFFGLSGTGKTTLSADPNRKLIGDDEHGWSDNGVFNIEGGCYAKCVNLSHEKEPQIFDAITFGSVLENVIINDQTRIADYNDTTLTENTRAAYPMHAIDNIVLPSVAGHPNTIIFLTADASGVLPPISKLSKEQAMYHFLSGYTSKLAGTERGVTSPQATFSTCFGSPFLPLDASRYAEMLGEKIEKHDAKVFLVNTGWTGGEYGVGKRMNLGYTRAMIQAALNGELAKTETAKHDIFGLEVPLHVPGVPDEVLMPEQTWADKAAYKAKAIELANEFKANFKKFDSVSEDIINLGGPIA
- a CDS encoding ATP synthase subunit I, which encodes MISMSLRSFKIQSYYILGILLLGWMLTPFSAHFLGAGIGLIVSMYCVWLLGRRIEKLGDSIVKKTKAPTLGMFNRFAAAILGAIIMYEIEHHMVMWAFAVGIMGGYFLIVVNLGYYSMKDEKELTKS